The Lonchura striata isolate bLonStr1 chromosome 7, bLonStr1.mat, whole genome shotgun sequence genome window below encodes:
- the DUSP5 gene encoding dual specificity protein phosphatase 5 yields the protein MKVTSLDCRQLRKLLRKEPSRCLVLDCRPYLSYSASCLRGSLNVNLNSVVMRRARGGAVPLHFVVPDAAARARLLPGAEGAAGAARLAAVVVLDQDTGHWQKLKKDSTAQIVLNALLSSLPEAGARVCFLKGGYETFNSQYPECCVNGKLISPERTEAERNLASHCEKQSANHKPAYDQGGPVEILPFLYLGSAYHASKCEFLANLHITALLNVSRKSSESFKDQYCYKWIPVEDSHTADISSHFQEAIDFIDYVRRAGGKILVHCEAGISRSPTICMAYLMKTKKLRLDEAFDYIKQRRSLISPNFGFMGQLLQYESEILSSTPSPPVTSCKREAASFFAEELTLSKNFEGSCFAFPTSVLSSVPIHSPVHQLKLSPMTASSSC from the exons ATGAAAGTCACGTCCCTCGACTGCCGCCAGCTGCGGAAGCTGCTGCGGAAGGAGCCCTCCCGCTGCCTGGTGCTGGACTGCCGGCCCTACCTGTCCTACTCGGCCTCCTGCCTCCGCGGCTCGCTCAACGTCAACCTCAACTCGGTGGTGATGCGGCgggcccgcggcggggccgtgccGCTGCACTTCGTGGTGCCCGACGCGGCGGCCCGAGCCCGGCTGCTGCCGGGCGccgagggggcggcgggggccgccCGCCTGGCGGCCGTGGTGGTGCTGGACCAGGACACGGGCCACTGGCAGAAGCTGAAGAAGGACAGCACAGCCCAGATCGTCCTCAACgccctgctctccagcctgccGGAGGCCGGGGCCAGGGTCTGCTTCCTGAAAG GGGGATATGAAACCTTTAACTCTCAGTATCCTGAGTGCTGCGTGAATGGAAAACTCATTTCCCCAGAGAGGACAGAAGCAGAGAGGAACCTTGCCAGCCACTGTGAGAAGCAGAGTGCCAACCACAAACCTGCTTATGACCAG GGTGGTCCAGTTGAAATCCTGCCTTTTCTCTACCTTGGTAGTGCCTATCATGCTTCCAAGTGTGAGTTTCTCGCTAACCTGCACATCACAGCCCTGCTAAATGTCTCCAGGAAAAGCTCAGAGTCTTTCAAAGACCAGTATTGCTACAAGTGGATCCCAGTGGAGGACAGCCACACAGCAGACATCAGCTCTCACTTCCAGGAAGCCATAGACTTCATTG ATTACGTCAGGCGAGCGGGCGGCAAGATCCTGGTGCACTGCGAGGCGGGGATCTCGCGCTCCCCCACCATCTGCATGGCCTATCTCATGAAGACAAAGAAGCTGCGCCTGGACGAAGCCTTCGATTACATCAAGCAGCGCCGGAGCCTGATCTCGCCAAACTTCGGTTTCATGGGCCAGTTGCTGCAATATGAGTCAGAGATCTTGTcttccacccccagcccccctgtCACCTCGTGCAAGAGAGAAGCTGCATCTTTCTTTGCAGAGGAACTGACTTTAAGCAAAAACTTTGAGGGCTCATGCTTTGCCTTTCCTACCTCAGTGTTGAGTTCTGTGCCCATCCACTCTCCTGTCCACCAGCTGAAGCTCAGCCCAATGACAGCATCTTCATCCTGCTGA